The proteins below come from a single Gavia stellata isolate bGavSte3 chromosome 8, bGavSte3.hap2, whole genome shotgun sequence genomic window:
- the LCT gene encoding lactase/phlorizin hydrolase isoform X1 yields MELICKTVVFFLLVSPSLGIDREFAQNFIAIAGPLPSELVNRLHLQNQVLPKEDQGPAVAEAHDYLCQQDLVPPELLQYFSHLREIGVTHYKVFLPWALILPKGDARKPDEAQVQCYQEVLKTLVAADLKPVVVLHHRRVPGAVATQAMGRKANAFADLFVEYAEFSFRVFGDLVDVWLTFSDLTDVLKSLPYNDPPYRAQALAAAHRRAYTVYHEKYSPAGGKLSIALGKDDNTLSVKTKPSSSCLHLEDINDSADFLSLSLQYCCGNETDFYKKLSAFQNVWEGIEILVFSLKFLDCGSMEENPFTTVAAIVTALNKEETHTIGYDVNEFLDFSSSHMLRITEAGLISFSLSSNTLQENPDAVLAPRSSYQTVWEMFAKQSELERDSFLQDVFPSGFLWGTSTGAFNIEGAWAEDGKGESIWDRFGHAGHVYMNQTADVACDSYYKTSYDVYLLRGLHPQLYKFSVSWPRIFPAGTNEAINSKGVDYYNQLINQLLDSNIEPMVTLFHWDLPQALQVLGGWQNDSIIDAFVNYADFCFATFGDRVKFWITFHEPWVISYAGYGTGEHPPGITDPGVASYKVAHTILKAHAKVWHLYNDKYRSQQLGKVGLVLNSDWAEPKTPANSEDVRASERYLQFMLGWFAHPIFVNGDYPDILKAQIQEVNQQCSTTVAQLPLFTKEEKSWVKGTADFFGLSHYTSRLVSAVTNGTCTPSYESIGNFSLHVDPSWPQTASSWIHVVPWGLRRLLKFVSQEYTGTKIPIYIAGNGMPTEDVGDLINDTLRVDYFRRYINEALKAVKLDTVDVRSYIARSLVDGFEGPEGYSLKFGLHHVTFEDSNRPRTPKASAYFYSSVIEKNGFPSKVLDRFSTPVVFDLPMPSKLPNLPASEVPSKAKVVWQKFSSQTDFERDMYFYGTFPEDFTWGVSSSAYQVEGGWNADGKGPSIWDSFTHIPGNIKNNDTGDIACDSYHKVEEDIYLLRALGVKNYHFSLSWSRIFPSGRNNSINSHGVDYYNHLIDGLIANNITPIVTLYHWDLPQALQDIGGWESSALIDLFDSFADFCFQTFGDRVKFWITFNEPQVIAWVGYGTGAFPPNVNDPGSAPYRVAHILLKAHARVYHTYDDKYRASQGGVIALCPNIDWVEPKTPSDPRDIEAADRYMQFLVGWFTHPVFKNGDYPEVMKWKVGNRSELQNLPSSRLPVFTAEEREYIRGTADVFCFNTYTSKIVTHATTRLRPFSYEYDQEVLTKIDSSWPSSAITDHRAVAWGLRRLLNWIKEEYGNPPIYIIKNGVGIKTKLDVDDNTRVFYYKTYVDEALKAYKLDGVNLRGYNAWSFMDNFEWLNGYDPRFGLHQVDFDNPNRPRTPKRSAVYYAEIIRNNGIPLPKGDEFLYGEFPKNFWWSVATSAYQIEGGWRADGKGLSIWDQFSHTPLKISNDDTGDVACDSYHKIEEDVEMLKSLKVSHYRFSISWSRVLPDGTTRYINEMGLNYYERLIDALLAANIMPQVTLYHWDLPQALQNVGGWENDTIVQRFKEYAELLFQRLGDKVKFWITLNEPYNTAYFGYGVGTAAPGISVRPGRAPYVVGHNLIKAHAEAWHLYNETYRAKQGGLISITINSDWAEPRNPHNQEDIDAARRYLQFLLGWFAHPIFKNGDYNEVMKTRIRERSLAQGLSQSRLPEFTESEKQRIKGTYDYFGLNHYTTVLTYNINYPAGVLSYDSDKGVASVTDRSWLNSGSFWLKVTPFGFRKLLRWIKEEYNNPPVYVTENGISERGALDLNDTWRTHYYQSYIDEALKAVVLDGVDLRGYTAWTLMDNFEWAVGFDERFGFYHVNFTDPNLPRRPKASARYYSQIINCNGFPDPATGPHPCLELEPEVTPTGTTPGPADSVHFLGLDLTSQSAEIALYVLFALSAVGALGLALFACMYGKLSKRSHKQSHMELSKL; encoded by the exons ATGGAGCTGATTTGTAAGACAGTTGTCTTCTTTCTGTTAGTGTCTCCCAGCCTTGGGATAGATAGGGAATTTGCTCAGAATTTTATCGCCATTGCTGGACCTCTACCCAGTGAGTTAGTAAATAGATTGCATCTGCAGAACCAAGTCCTACCCAAGGAAGATCAGGGCCCCGCCGTGGCTGAAGCCCATGACTACCTGTGCCAACAAGATCTTGTGCCTCCTGAGCTGCTCCAGTACTTCTCCCACCTTCGTGAGATCGGGGTGACGCATTACAAAGTCTTCCTGCCTTGGGCACTCATTCTTCCAAAGGGGGATGCCAGGAAGCCAGATGAAGCTCAAGTGCAGTGCTACCAGGAGGTGCTCAAGACCCTGGTTGCTGCTGACCTCAAGCCAGTCGTAGTTCTGCATCATCGGCGTGTCCCTGGCGCTGTGGCCACACAGGCCATGGGTAGGAAAGCTAACGCTTTTGCTGACCTTTTTGTAGAATATGCAGAGTTCAGCTTCCGTGTTTTTGGGGACCTGGTTGATGTGTGGCTCACCTTCAGTGACCTGACAGATGTCCTTAAAAGCCTGCCTTACAACGACCCCCCGTACCGAGCCCAGGCCCTAGCTGCCGCTCACAGAAGAGCTTACACCGTCTACCACGAGAAATACTCACCAGCAG GTGGAAAGCTGTCCATTGCTTTAGGA AAAGACGATAACACCCTTTCTGTAAAAACCAAACCCTCTAGTAGTTGTCTTCACCTAGAGGATATCAAT GATTCGGCAGACTTTCTGTCTCTCAGCCTTCAGTACTGCTGTGGAAATGAAACAGATTTCTACAAGAAATTGAGTGCATTCCAG aaTGTGTGGGAAGGCATAGAGATCTTGGTTTTTAGTCTAAAGTTCCTTGATTGTGGTTCCATGGAAGAGAATCCTTTCACAACAGTAGCTGCCATTGTCACAG ctcttAATAAAGAAGAGACACATACGATTGGGTATGATGTTAATGAGTTCTTGGACTTCTCATCATCTCAT ATGCTAAGGATTACAGAGGCAGGATTGATTAGTTTTAGCTTATCTT CAAATACTCTACAGGAGAATCCAGATGCTGTTCTAGCCCCTCGCTCCTCCTATCAAACAGTTTGGGAAATGTTTGCTAAGCAGTCTGAATTGGAGAGGGATTCTTTTCTGCAAGATGTTTTTCCAAGTGGTTTCCTCTGGGGCACATCCACAGGTGCCTTTAACATTGAAGGAGCTTGGGCAGaggatgggaaaggagagagcATCTGGGATCGATTTGGGCATGCCGGTCATGTCTACATGAACCAAACAGCAGACGTGGCATGCGACAGCTACTATAAAACCAGCTATGATGTTTACCTACTTAGGGGTCTTCATCCCCAACTGTACAAATTTTCTGTATCCTGGCCTAGAATTTTTCCTGCTGGCACCAACGAGGCCATCAACTCCAAGGGTGTTGATTATTACAACCAATTAATTAACCAGTTGCTAGACTCTAACATTGAGCCCATGGTGACTCTGTTCCACTGGGACCTCCCACAAGCTCTTCAGGTTCTTGGTGGCTGGCAGAATGACAGTATCATAGATGCTTTTGTAAACTATGCAGACTTCTGCTTTGCCACTTTTGGGGATCGCGTCAAGTTCTGGATTACTTTCCATGAGCCTTGGGTTATCAGCTATGCTGGCTATGGCACTGGAGAGCATCCTCCAGGAATTACTGACCCAGGAGTAGCATCTTACAAG GTGGCTCACACAATTCTTAAGGCTCATGCCAAGGTCTGGCACCTGTATAATGACAAATATCGCTCTCAGCAACTGGGAAAGGTGGGTCTGGTGCTGAACTCGGATTGGGCTGAACCCAAGACTCCAGCTAACTCTGAGGACGTGAGGGCATCTGAGAGGTACCTGCAGTTCATGCTTGGCTGGTTTGCTCACCCTATATTTGTTAATGGTGATTACCCAGATATCCTGAAAGCTCAGATCCAGGAAGTAAACCAGCAGTGCTCCACAACAGTTGCACAGCTGCCTCTGTTTACAAAAGAGGAGAAGTCCTGGGTGAAAGGgactgcagatttttttggtCTTTCCCATTACACTTCCCGCCTGGTCAGTGCTGTGACTAATGGGACCTGCACACCAAGCTACGAGAGCATCGGGAACTTCTCCTTGCATGTGGATCCTTCTTGGCCACAGACTGCCTCTTCTTGGATCCATGTGGTCCCTTGGGGATTAAGAAGGCTGCTGAAGTTTGTTTCTCAGGAATATACAGGGACAAAGATCCCCATTTACATAGCAGGCAATGGTATGCCGACAGAAGATGTAGGGGATCTTATTAATGACACTCTGCGAGTGGATTATTTCCGCCGGTACATCAATGAGGCTCTAAAAG CGGTAAAACTAGACACCGTTGATGTTCGGTCATATATTGCTCGATCCCTGGTTGATGGCTTTGAAGGCCCAGAGGGGTACAGCCTAAAATTTGGGCTACATCATGTGACTTTTGAAGATAGCAACAGACCAAGGACTCCCAAGGCATCTGCTTATTTCTATTCCAGTGTtattgaaaaaaatggtttcCCATCCAAAGTCTTGGACAGATTTTCTACACCTGTGGTGTTTGACCTACCCATGCCATCAAAGTTGCCGAATTTACCAGCATCAGAAGTTCCCTCCAAGGCAAAGGTTGTCTGGCAGAAGTTTTCATCTCAAACAGACTTTGAAAGGGACATGTACTTTTATGGGACATTCCCAGAGGACTTTACATGGGGTGTGTCGTCTTCTGCCTACCAGGTGGAAGGAGGTTGGAATGCTGATGGCAAAGGACCCAGCATTTGGGATAGCTTCACCCATATCCCAGGGAATATAAAGAATAATGATACTGGAGATATAGCTTGTGATAGCTACCACAAGGTGGAGGAAGATATTTACCTGCTGAGAGCCTTAGGGGTAAAGAACTATCATTTCTCCCTGTCCTGGTCTCGAATTTTCCCCAGTGGAAGGAACAACTCAATAAACAGCCATGGAGTTGACTACTATAACCATCTCATTGATGGACTGATTGCAAACAACATCACTCCAATCGTCACTCTCTACCACTGGGACCTGCCACAAGCTCTCCAGGACATTGGTGGCTGGGAGAGCAGCGCACTGATTGACCTTTTTGATAGTTTTGCGGACTTCTGTTTCCAGACCTTTGGGGACAGGGTGAAGTTCTGGATTACGTTCAATGAACCCCAAGTCATTGCCTGGGTTGGCTATGGCACTGGGGCATTTCCACCCAATGTCAATGACCCTGGCAGTGCTCCCTACAGGGTTGCCCATATCTTACTGAAAGCTCACGCCAGGGTCTACCACACATATGATGACAAATACAGAGCGAGTCAGGGAGGGGTCATTGCTCTGTGTCCCAACATCGACTGGGTTGAGCCAAAGACACCAAGTGACCCCAGGGACATAGAAGCTGCAGACAGGTACATGCAGTTTTTGGTGGGGTGGTTTACACACCCGGTTTTCAAAAATGGGGACTACCCCGAGGTCATGAAGTGGAAAGTTGGGAACAGGAGTGAGCTCCAGAACCTGCCGTCATCTCGCCTACCGGTTTTCACAGCAGAGGAGCGTGAATACATCAGGGGCACGGcagatgttttctgcttcaACACGTATACCTCCAAAATTGTAACCCACGCAACAACCCGGTTGAGGCCCTTCTCTTATGAGTATGACCAGGAAGTTTTAACAAAGATCGACAGCTCCTGGCCTTCCTCAGCTATTACTGACCATCGGGCGGTGGCCTGGGGGCTAAGGAGGCTACTGAACTGGATCAAAGAAGAATATGGAAATCCCCCAATATATATAATTAAGAATGGGGTGGGGATAAAGACCAAATTGGATGTTGATGACAATACCAGGGTATTTTACTACAAAACATACGTTGATGAAGCCTTAAAAG CTTACAAGTTGGATGGTGTTAATCTGAGAGGATACAACGCTTGGTCTTTTATGGATAACTTTGAATGGTTGAACGGTTATGATCCAAGATTTGGGTTGCACCAGGTTGATTTTGACAATCCCAACAGGCCAAGAACCCCGAAGCGCTCTGCTGTGTACTATGCAGAAATCATCCGCAATAATGGTATCCCATTGCCAAAAGgagatgagtttttatatgGAGAGTTTCCAAAGAACTTTTGGTGGAGTGTAGCAACTTCAGCATATCAG ATTGAGGGAGGATGGCGAGCAGATGGGAAAGGACTTAGCATTTGGGACCAATTTTCTCACACTCCCTTGAAAATCAGCAATGATGACACTGGAGATGTAGCTTGTGACAGCTACCACAAGATCGAGGAGGATGTGGAAATGCTGAAAAGCCTCAAGGTGTCTCACTATCGCTTTTCAATCTCCTGGTCCCGCGTTCTCCCAGATGGGACCACCAGATACATCAATGAAATGGGACTGAACTACTATGAAAGGCTTATCGATGCTCTTCTGGCAGCTAACATTATGCCTCAG GTAACTCTATATCATTGGGACCTCCCACAGGCGCTGCAGAACGTCGGTGGGTGGGAGAACGATACTATAGTTCAGAGGTTTAAGGAGTATGCTGAGCTCCTTTTCCAGAGACTGGGAGATAAAGTGAAATTTTGGATAACCCTCAATGAACCCTACAACACCGCGTATTTTGGCTATGGTGTTGGCACAGCTGCACCAG GCATCTCCGTTCGGCCAGGGCGAGCCCCCTATGTGGTGGGGCACAACTTAATAAAGGCCCACGCGGAAGCCTGGCATCTCTACAATGAGACCTACCGGGCAAAACAAGGAGGGTTAATCTCTATCACTATCAACTCTGACTGGGCAGAACCAAGGAACCCACACAACCAGGAGGACATTGATGCTGCCAGACGATACTTGCAG TTTTTGCTAGGTTGGTTTGCTCATCCCATTTTCAAAAATGGCGATTATAACGAAGTGATGAAAACGAGGATTCGGGAACGCAGTCTGGCTCAGGGTCTGAGCCAGTCCCG ACTTCCAGAATTTACTgaaagtgaaaagcaaagaattaaaGGCACTTATGACTACTTTGGTCTAAATCATTATACTACAGTTTTAACGTACAACATAAACTATCCTGCTGGTGTTCTGTCGTATGACTCTGATAA GGGTGTAGCTTCAGTAACCGACCGCAGCTGGCTGAACTCTGGTTCCTTCTGGCTAAAGGTGACACCCTTTGGTTTCCGAAAGCTCCTGAGATGGATAAAGGAAGAGTACAACAACCCTCCTGTTTATGTGACTGAAAATGGGATCTCAGAAAGGGGCGCCTTAGACCTCAATGACACTTGGCGAACACATTACTATCAGAGCTACATTGACGAAGCACTGAAAG CTGTTGTGCTTGATGGCGTTGACTTACGAGGCTACACCGCGTGGACACTGATGGACAACTTTGAGTGGGCAGTGGGCTTCGACGAAAGGTTTGGGTTCTATCACGTGAATTTCACAGACCCGAACTTGCCGCGGCGCCCCAAGGCCTCTGCCAGGTATTACTCACAGATCATAAACTGCAATGGGTTTCCAGACCCAGCAACGGGCCCACATCCCTGTCTGGAGCTGGAGCCTGAAG TGACACCAACAGGCACCACACCAGGACCGGCTGACAGCGTGCACTTCTTGGGATTAGATTTAACATCACAAAGTGCAGAAATAGCACTGTATGtactttttgctctttctgcagTTGGAGCACTGGGCTTGGCTCTCTTTGCATGTATGTATGGAAAATTATCCAAAAGATCCCATAAACAATCACATATGGAACTTAGTAAACTGTAA